A window from Synechococcus sp. MU1643 encodes these proteins:
- the cobJ gene encoding precorrin-3B C(17)-methyltransferase, which translates to MPLLEQLLLRGHIDRIKATDQDINTALDGHWMAGNVVLFVGAVGAVTRLIAARTQGKGKDPAVLVLDPKGEFVIPLLGGHSAGADQRAQEIAMDLGGQAVITGACAHEGRLPLDAFGEGWGWRRSGTVASWRDLMVRQSQGSRISVHQCSGSTAWQGPEGHPLLHKVEANVALESADLVIGARLQGDCQWHPATLWIGIGCERNTSLSLVEKAIAEALATAGLAEEAVAGMASAERKSDEPALLHLSQNRTWPFRTFAEQALESIEVPNPSEVVLKEMGTASVAEAAALLAAGEQGRLIQPKQISRPATGEKGAVTVAIAEAATPYAPERGELHLVGSGPGDLSLLSGDAKAALSRCCAWVGYSLYLDLLEPLRRSDQARFDGQLTREWDRCAEALRLAQQGAKVALISSGDSGIYGMAGLALELLLQQPEKDRPSFSVHPGISAFQLAAARAGAPLMHDFCCVSLSDRLTPWTVIEKRLEGAAAGDFVLALYNPRSKGRDWQLGHAKEILLKHRPPTTPVMLARQLGRAEESRQLTCLERLKPEAVDMLTLVLIGNSSSRAEDDWMVTPRGYPGASLQ; encoded by the coding sequence ATACCGCTGTTGGAGCAGTTGCTGCTGCGCGGCCACATCGACCGGATCAAGGCAACCGACCAAGACATCAACACCGCCCTTGATGGGCACTGGATGGCAGGGAACGTCGTGCTGTTCGTGGGCGCCGTTGGAGCGGTGACACGCCTGATTGCAGCTCGGACCCAAGGCAAGGGGAAGGATCCAGCCGTTCTGGTGCTCGACCCCAAAGGGGAGTTCGTCATCCCGCTGCTTGGGGGCCATTCCGCAGGCGCCGACCAACGCGCCCAAGAGATCGCGATGGATCTAGGCGGGCAGGCGGTGATCACGGGCGCCTGCGCCCATGAAGGACGTCTCCCCCTGGATGCCTTTGGGGAGGGCTGGGGCTGGAGACGCAGCGGGACGGTGGCCAGTTGGCGCGATCTGATGGTGCGGCAATCCCAGGGATCCCGCATCAGCGTTCACCAGTGCAGTGGATCCACCGCCTGGCAAGGCCCTGAAGGCCATCCCTTGCTTCACAAGGTTGAAGCCAACGTTGCGCTGGAGTCCGCTGATCTTGTGATTGGAGCGCGCCTCCAAGGCGATTGCCAGTGGCATCCAGCAACGCTCTGGATCGGGATCGGCTGTGAACGCAACACCAGTCTTTCTCTGGTGGAGAAGGCCATTGCCGAAGCCCTGGCAACAGCAGGGCTGGCGGAAGAGGCTGTCGCCGGAATGGCCAGTGCAGAGCGGAAATCTGATGAACCAGCCCTACTGCATCTGAGCCAAAACCGGACATGGCCGTTCCGGACCTTTGCGGAGCAAGCTCTTGAGTCCATCGAGGTGCCGAACCCCTCCGAAGTGGTGCTCAAGGAAATGGGGACCGCGTCGGTGGCTGAAGCAGCGGCCTTGCTGGCTGCGGGCGAACAAGGTCGTCTAATCCAGCCCAAGCAGATCAGCCGTCCGGCAACAGGGGAAAAGGGTGCCGTGACAGTGGCCATTGCCGAGGCTGCCACCCCCTATGCGCCGGAACGGGGAGAACTGCACCTGGTGGGCAGTGGCCCAGGCGATCTTTCCCTGCTCAGCGGAGACGCCAAAGCAGCCCTCTCCCGTTGTTGCGCCTGGGTTGGCTACAGCCTCTACCTCGATCTTCTGGAACCCCTGCGCCGCTCGGATCAGGCCCGATTCGATGGCCAGCTCACCCGGGAATGGGACCGCTGTGCTGAAGCACTGCGCTTGGCCCAACAAGGGGCAAAAGTTGCTCTGATCTCCTCCGGCGACAGCGGGATCTACGGCATGGCGGGGTTGGCCCTGGAGCTGCTTCTCCAGCAACCCGAGAAGGACCGACCCAGCTTCTCGGTGCATCCCGGCATTTCAGCCTTCCAGCTGGCCGCCGCCCGGGCCGGAGCGCCACTGATGCATGACTTCTGCTGCGTCAGCCTCAGCGATCGCCTCACGCCGTGGACCGTGATCGAAAAGCGACTGGAGGGCGCGGCAGCTGGAGATTTTGTCCTTGCCCTCTACAACCCAAGGTCCAAGGGCCGGGATTGGCAGCTGGGACACGCCAAGGAGATTCTGCTGAAACACCGCCCACCAACAACCCCGGTGATGCTGGCGCGGCAGCTGGGCCGCGCGGAGGAATCCCGTCAGCTCACATGTCTTGAGCGCTTGAAACCTGAAGCAGTGGACATGCTCACGCTGGTTCTGATCGGGAACAGCAGCAGCCGTGCCGAGGATGACTGGATGGTGACGCCGCGCGGGTACCCAGGAGCGAGTCTTCAATGA
- the lipA gene encoding lipoyl synthase: MLKPEWLRVKAPQRERIGAVADLLLDLNLNTVCQEASCPNIGECFAGGTATFLIMGPGCTRACPYCDIDFDKSVRELDPTEPQRLGEAVARLGLKHVVITSVNRDDLADGGASQFVACIEQVKQRSPLTTIELLIPDFCGNWDALATVMAAAPHVMNHNIETVPRMYRLARPQGIYERSLELLQRVRDQWPKAYSKSGLMVGLGETDEEVIETLRDLRKHRVDIVTIGQYLSPGPKHLAVDRFVTPTQFETYRTVGEEELGFLQVVSTPLTRSSYHAGDVQRLMASHPR, from the coding sequence GTGCTCAAGCCGGAGTGGTTGCGCGTAAAGGCTCCGCAGCGCGAACGGATCGGCGCCGTGGCCGACCTGCTGCTGGACTTGAACCTGAACACGGTCTGCCAGGAGGCGAGCTGCCCCAACATCGGCGAATGCTTTGCGGGCGGCACCGCCACGTTTTTGATCATGGGGCCCGGCTGCACCCGCGCCTGCCCCTACTGCGACATCGACTTCGACAAGAGCGTGCGCGAGCTCGATCCCACCGAGCCGCAACGTCTTGGGGAAGCAGTGGCCCGTCTAGGCCTGAAGCACGTGGTGATCACATCGGTGAACCGCGACGATCTCGCCGATGGTGGAGCGTCTCAGTTCGTGGCCTGCATCGAACAGGTGAAGCAACGTTCGCCGCTCACCACGATCGAGCTGTTGATTCCCGACTTCTGCGGCAACTGGGATGCCCTGGCAACGGTGATGGCCGCCGCCCCCCACGTGATGAACCACAACATTGAAACGGTGCCGCGGATGTATCGCTTAGCGCGGCCCCAGGGCATCTATGAACGCTCCCTCGAGCTGCTGCAGCGTGTGCGGGACCAATGGCCCAAGGCCTACAGCAAGTCAGGGCTGATGGTGGGGCTCGGAGAAACCGATGAAGAGGTGATCGAGACGCTCCGGGATCTGCGCAAACACAGGGTCGACATCGTCACCATCGGTCAGTACCTCTCACCTGGCCCGAAGCACCTGGCCGTCGACCGCTTTGTGACCCCGACTCAGTTCGAGACCTACAGAACAGTGGGCGAAGAGGAACTGGGCTTCCTCCAAGTGGTCAGCACACCACTCACCCGCAGCAGCTATCACGCCGGTGATGTGCAACGGCTCATGGCCAGCCATCCCCGCTGA
- a CDS encoding YciI family protein has translation MAWFLKTETFTAVAASLPVEQRRPTLEAHRHWVEQEAAAGRRLRSGYLVDGDRRPGGGGLLIFEASSYADALAWVENDPIIRAGLVHWQLQEWIPVSGDGWP, from the coding sequence GTGGCCTGGTTCCTCAAGACTGAAACCTTCACCGCCGTTGCCGCCTCTCTGCCCGTGGAGCAGCGGCGACCCACCTTGGAAGCTCACCGCCACTGGGTGGAGCAGGAAGCTGCAGCCGGCCGCCGTTTACGCAGCGGTTACCTGGTGGATGGTGACCGGCGGCCTGGCGGCGGGGGTTTGTTGATCTTTGAGGCGTCGTCTTATGCTGATGCACTGGCGTGGGTGGAGAACGACCCAATTATCCGCGCCGGGTTGGTGCACTGGCAGTTGCAGGAATGGATTCCCGTCAGCGGGGATGGCTGGCCATGA
- the gltB gene encoding glutamate synthase large subunit — translation MSDAIRSAVWPYCDSPAPEVVEGEKDACGVGFLAQLQGQASHWVLEQALRGLGCMEHRGGCGGDGDSGDGAGVLCEIPWSYLKAVWSDAAAARGLGMMFMPTDASRRAEVRGLCDEEARALGMQPLGWRTVPVDPVVLGPLARATAPVIEQWVLNGDADDATFDGQLLRLRRRIGARVRAALGAEVAQDVYVASLSSRTVVYKGMVRSEVLAQFYADLQDPRFEVSFAVYHRRFSTNTLPRWPLAQPMRLLGHNGEINTLLGNLNWAKASEASLENVWGEAADDLIPVVNPAFSDSANLDATLELMVRSGRSITDSLITLVPEAFRNQPDLDSRPDVTAMYEFNAGIQEPWDGPALLVFADGKRVGATLDRNGLRPARWCTTADGFVIMGSETGVVDLSDKTILQKGRLGPGQMVAVDLERGELLDNWSVKEDAARRFPYADWLQQHRRGVAPQPWTQDRKVGELDLLRLQTAMGFTAEDFDLIIEDMAALGKEPTYCMGDDIPLAVLSDKPHLLYDYFKQRFAQVTNPPIDPLREKLVMSLEMHLGERRPALKPQPEAASVIHLETPVLNEAELAAISEQGLPVKTVSTQVAVESCAGGLQQAIAALCSVSEQAVRAGAQVLVLSDRVDGAGAAVQLTPTTVAMPALLAVGAVHHHLLRQKLRLQCSLVVDTAQCWSTHHMACLIGYGASAVCPWLTWETTRHWLDHPKTKKRMEQGKLPALDADQAQANVRESLENGLRKILSKIGISLLASYHGAQIFEAIGLGADVVETAFTGTTSRVAGMTLAELANETLSMHAKAFPELNRSKLEFMGFVQYRSGAEYHRNNPELSKALHKAVAQGPGYDHFSTYQALLQNRPVMALRDLLEFKLAPTPVGLDQVESVESICTRFCTGGMSLGALSREAHEVLAVAMNRIGGKSNSGEGGEDPARFQILKDVDGEGRSVSFPSIGGLHNGDTACSAIKQVASGRFGVTAEYLRSGKQLEIKVAQGAKPGEGGQLPGPKVDKYIAWLRNSKPGVALISPPPHHDIYSIEDLAQLIHDLHQVHPAAPVSVKLVAEIGIGTIAAGVAKANADVIQISGHDGGTGASPLSSIKHAGSPWELGLTEVHRSLVENGLRDRVLLRADGGLKTGWDVVIAALLGAEEYGFGSIAMIAEGCVMARVCHTNNCPVGVATQKENLRKRFTGIPEHVVNFFWYVAEEVRQLMSLLGVTRLEELIGRTDLLKARSVDLTKTKGVDLTSLLAPISGAEERSWLRHSDHAHGNGPILEDQLLADADLMAALENHGSVSRSIEIINTDRSVCARLAGEIAQRHGNRGFKGQLDLIFRGAAGQSFGAFLVQGMQVRLEGEANDYVGKGMNSGCITLVPSDGCASPGDQVILGNTCLYGATGGELFAHGRAGERFGVRNSGARTVVEGAGDHCCEYMTGGVVVVLGGTGRNVGAGMTGGVTFLLDEQGSVAPRVNPEIVEVCSITTDKQESLLKGLLEQHVALTGSEKAAALLADWSAAKNHFKVLVPPSEREAMGLADKQAVAA, via the coding sequence ATGTCTGACGCCATCCGTTCCGCTGTCTGGCCTTATTGCGACAGCCCTGCACCTGAGGTTGTTGAGGGTGAGAAGGATGCATGTGGCGTTGGTTTCCTGGCCCAGCTCCAGGGACAGGCCAGCCATTGGGTGCTGGAGCAGGCCCTTCGTGGTCTGGGATGCATGGAGCACCGCGGTGGTTGCGGGGGGGATGGCGACTCCGGCGACGGCGCAGGGGTTCTGTGCGAGATCCCCTGGTCGTATCTGAAAGCCGTCTGGTCCGATGCGGCTGCAGCACGGGGCCTCGGAATGATGTTCATGCCGACGGATGCCAGCCGTCGTGCTGAGGTGAGAGGTCTGTGTGATGAAGAGGCCAGAGCCCTCGGCATGCAGCCTCTGGGGTGGCGAACGGTGCCTGTCGACCCTGTGGTTCTAGGCCCCTTGGCTCGTGCCACGGCTCCTGTGATTGAGCAGTGGGTGCTGAATGGTGATGCAGACGATGCAACGTTTGATGGGCAGCTGCTGCGGTTGCGGCGGCGCATCGGTGCCCGTGTGCGGGCGGCTCTGGGTGCTGAGGTGGCTCAGGACGTTTATGTCGCTTCCCTCAGCAGCCGGACGGTTGTCTACAAGGGGATGGTGCGCTCCGAGGTGCTGGCGCAGTTCTACGCCGACCTGCAGGACCCTCGATTTGAGGTGAGCTTTGCCGTTTATCACCGTCGCTTCAGCACCAACACGCTGCCGCGCTGGCCCTTGGCGCAGCCGATGCGGCTTCTGGGCCACAACGGTGAAATCAATACTTTGCTGGGCAACCTCAACTGGGCCAAGGCCTCAGAAGCTAGCCTCGAGAACGTCTGGGGCGAGGCGGCTGATGACCTGATTCCGGTGGTGAACCCTGCCTTCAGCGATTCCGCCAACCTGGATGCCACCTTGGAATTAATGGTGCGCAGCGGTCGGTCAATTACCGACAGCCTCATCACGCTGGTGCCCGAAGCGTTTCGCAATCAGCCCGATCTCGACAGTCGTCCTGATGTGACGGCGATGTACGAATTCAACGCGGGAATTCAGGAGCCCTGGGATGGCCCGGCCCTGTTGGTTTTTGCCGACGGCAAGCGTGTAGGTGCCACGCTTGATCGCAACGGGCTGCGCCCCGCGCGTTGGTGCACCACGGCAGACGGTTTCGTGATCATGGGATCGGAGACCGGCGTGGTGGATCTCAGCGACAAGACGATTCTTCAGAAGGGGCGTCTTGGCCCAGGCCAGATGGTGGCCGTTGATCTGGAACGCGGGGAGTTGCTCGACAACTGGTCGGTGAAGGAAGACGCGGCACGGCGCTTCCCCTATGCCGATTGGCTGCAGCAGCATCGTCGCGGTGTGGCACCACAGCCCTGGACCCAAGATCGAAAGGTGGGTGAACTCGACCTGCTGCGGTTGCAAACCGCCATGGGCTTCACCGCTGAAGACTTCGATCTGATCATCGAAGACATGGCGGCCCTCGGGAAGGAGCCCACCTACTGCATGGGTGATGACATCCCCCTGGCGGTGCTCTCCGATAAGCCCCACCTGCTTTACGACTACTTCAAACAGCGCTTCGCCCAGGTCACTAACCCTCCGATCGATCCCCTGAGGGAAAAGCTGGTGATGAGCCTGGAGATGCATCTGGGTGAACGCCGTCCTGCCCTGAAGCCCCAGCCGGAAGCTGCCTCCGTCATTCATCTTGAGACGCCCGTTTTGAACGAGGCGGAACTGGCGGCGATCAGTGAGCAGGGCTTGCCCGTCAAGACCGTGTCCACTCAGGTGGCTGTGGAGTCGTGTGCGGGAGGCCTGCAACAGGCCATTGCCGCGCTGTGCAGCGTTTCGGAACAGGCGGTGCGCGCCGGTGCGCAGGTGCTGGTGCTGTCAGATCGGGTCGACGGCGCTGGGGCGGCGGTACAGCTGACCCCCACGACTGTGGCGATGCCTGCTTTGCTGGCTGTTGGTGCTGTTCATCACCATCTGCTGCGCCAGAAGTTGCGGCTGCAGTGCTCTCTGGTGGTGGACACCGCCCAGTGCTGGAGTACCCACCACATGGCGTGCCTGATTGGTTACGGCGCCAGTGCTGTGTGCCCTTGGCTCACTTGGGAGACCACCCGCCACTGGCTGGATCACCCCAAGACCAAGAAGCGGATGGAGCAGGGCAAGTTGCCCGCCCTTGACGCCGACCAGGCCCAGGCCAACGTTCGCGAGTCCCTGGAGAACGGTCTGCGCAAGATCCTCTCCAAGATCGGAATTTCATTGCTGGCCAGCTATCACGGCGCTCAGATCTTTGAAGCGATCGGTTTGGGTGCTGATGTGGTGGAGACCGCCTTCACCGGAACGACCAGCCGCGTTGCCGGCATGACGCTGGCTGAGCTGGCGAACGAAACGCTCTCGATGCATGCCAAGGCGTTCCCTGAGCTAAATCGCAGCAAGCTCGAATTCATGGGCTTCGTTCAGTACCGCAGTGGTGCTGAGTACCACCGCAACAATCCCGAGCTTTCGAAAGCACTGCACAAGGCGGTGGCCCAAGGCCCTGGTTACGACCACTTCTCCACTTATCAGGCCTTGTTGCAGAACCGTCCGGTGATGGCCCTGCGGGACCTGTTGGAGTTCAAGTTGGCTCCCACCCCAGTGGGTCTCGATCAGGTGGAGAGCGTCGAGAGCATCTGCACCCGCTTCTGCACAGGCGGAATGAGCCTTGGTGCGTTGTCTCGCGAAGCCCATGAAGTGCTGGCCGTGGCGATGAATCGCATCGGTGGCAAGAGCAACAGTGGCGAAGGCGGTGAAGACCCTGCGCGCTTCCAGATCCTCAAGGATGTGGATGGAGAGGGCCGTTCCGTCTCATTCCCCAGCATTGGTGGTTTGCACAATGGCGATACCGCCTGCTCGGCGATCAAGCAGGTGGCTTCAGGTCGTTTCGGCGTGACGGCGGAATATTTGCGCAGCGGCAAGCAGCTGGAGATCAAGGTGGCCCAGGGCGCCAAGCCCGGTGAGGGCGGTCAGCTGCCAGGGCCCAAGGTCGACAAGTACATCGCCTGGTTGCGCAACAGCAAGCCAGGTGTGGCCTTGATTTCACCGCCGCCACATCACGACATTTATTCGATCGAAGACCTGGCGCAGTTGATCCATGATCTGCACCAGGTGCATCCCGCTGCTCCCGTGAGCGTGAAGTTGGTGGCTGAGATTGGCATTGGCACCATCGCTGCGGGTGTGGCCAAGGCCAACGCAGATGTGATTCAGATCTCCGGTCATGACGGTGGCACGGGTGCATCTCCTCTGAGTTCGATCAAGCACGCCGGCAGCCCCTGGGAATTGGGCCTCACCGAGGTGCATCGTTCCCTTGTGGAGAACGGTCTGCGCGATCGGGTTCTGCTGCGTGCTGATGGAGGTCTGAAAACCGGCTGGGATGTGGTGATCGCTGCCCTTTTAGGTGCCGAGGAGTATGGGTTTGGCTCGATCGCGATGATCGCCGAGGGCTGCGTCATGGCTCGCGTTTGCCACACCAACAATTGCCCTGTGGGTGTGGCCACGCAGAAGGAGAACCTGCGCAAGCGTTTCACCGGCATCCCCGAGCACGTCGTCAACTTCTTCTGGTACGTCGCCGAGGAAGTGCGTCAGCTGATGAGTCTGCTCGGCGTTACCCGCCTCGAAGAGCTTATTGGCCGCACCGATTTGCTCAAGGCCCGTTCGGTTGATCTGACCAAGACCAAGGGCGTGGATCTCACCAGCCTGCTGGCTCCGATCAGTGGAGCCGAAGAACGCTCCTGGCTTCGCCACAGCGACCATGCCCACGGCAATGGACCGATCCTTGAAGATCAGCTCCTTGCCGACGCTGACCTGATGGCTGCGCTGGAGAACCACGGTTCCGTGAGCCGCAGCATCGAGATCATTAACACCGACCGCAGTGTCTGTGCTCGTTTGGCTGGTGAAATTGCCCAGCGCCACGGCAACCGCGGCTTCAAAGGACAGCTCGATCTCATCTTCCGGGGTGCAGCAGGCCAGAGCTTCGGTGCCTTCCTGGTGCAGGGCATGCAGGTTCGTCTGGAAGGTGAGGCCAACGACTACGTGGGCAAGGGAATGAACAGCGGTTGTATCACCCTGGTTCCATCAGACGGTTGCGCCTCTCCAGGGGATCAGGTGATCCTCGGCAACACCTGCCTCTACGGGGCCACCGGCGGTGAGTTGTTTGCCCATGGCCGGGCTGGCGAGCGTTTCGGTGTTCGTAACAGCGGTGCCCGCACGGTTGTGGAGGGAGCTGGTGATCATTGCTGTGAGTACATGACCGGCGGTGTCGTGGTTGTTCTCGGCGGCACCGGCCGCAATGTCGGCGCTGGCATGACCGGTGGTGTGACCTTCCTGCTGGATGAGCAGGGGAGTGTCGCTCCTCGAGTGAACCCGGAGATCGTTGAGGTCTGCTCCATCACCACCGATAAGCAGGAGTCGCTTCTGAAGGGGCTGCTGGAACAGCATGTGGCGCTCACGGGAAGCGAGAAGGCTGCTGCTCTCTTGGCCGACTGGTCTGCGGCGAAGAATCACTTCAAGGTGTTGGTCCCACCCAGTGAGCGGGAGGCGATGGGATTGGCCGACAAGCAGGCTGTGGCGGCCTAG
- a CDS encoding phosphodiester glycosidase family protein has translation MLAFAPLPAPPPELRPAPNQSGEVMQIGQERSKAIWLWRGRDAAPEELWLPLEVLESRLGFRRVSRFDGEALEWFGRTVPLTSMTTRSLGDEVGLEVSDWLAATGVSSKVRGTTLELRLPPPTVNNLRRGKGSTADRLVLDLTGPALVQRLNGDLLLELKMSRTQRRQLKAWGLTPEQHRHGGLVLKGQATKLRSLSLASPWRVVLDGVQVGGRRPAQSARLPLSDPAVAQMLRRGFVLERRTIKVGVKPIQVFRAGGDLSRLGITLQPLVKAEQQQGLRFLPQLSQPAGALVAVNGGFFNRINQVPLGALRHQGVWLSGPILNRGVIAWGASGDLQFGRLRLNQTLQVNNGRRWSLTALNSGYVQKGLSLYTPAWGARYRALSGEEEALLIRGGRVETTFDHHSLQRGIAIPKDAALVIARGRAPLPARPGDRIEVKARSSSPLAQHPNVLGGGPLLMQNGQVVLNGRQEGFSPGFMSLAAPRTVVAQGPSGQWLMTLRGAAGGDPTLVETALVAKQLGLRDALNMDGGSSTTLVVAGRTVMNGRGSTPRVHNGLGLIPL, from the coding sequence ATGCTGGCCTTTGCCCCACTTCCCGCGCCACCGCCCGAGCTTCGCCCGGCGCCGAACCAGAGCGGTGAGGTGATGCAAATCGGGCAAGAGCGCAGCAAAGCGATTTGGCTTTGGAGGGGCCGCGACGCAGCTCCAGAGGAGCTGTGGCTGCCCCTGGAGGTTCTGGAGTCCCGACTGGGTTTCAGACGGGTGTCTCGCTTCGATGGAGAGGCACTGGAATGGTTTGGTCGAACAGTCCCCTTGACCTCAATGACGACCCGATCTCTCGGGGACGAAGTCGGCCTTGAAGTAAGCGACTGGTTGGCCGCAACAGGCGTCAGCTCCAAAGTGAGAGGAACCACCTTGGAGCTGCGGCTGCCCCCTCCAACGGTGAACAACCTTCGCCGCGGCAAGGGTTCAACAGCCGATCGTTTGGTGCTGGACCTGACCGGCCCTGCCCTGGTGCAGCGGTTGAACGGCGACCTGTTGCTGGAACTAAAGATGTCGCGGACCCAGCGACGTCAACTCAAGGCGTGGGGGCTCACCCCAGAGCAGCATCGGCACGGCGGCCTTGTGCTGAAGGGGCAAGCCACCAAGTTGAGGAGCCTGAGCCTGGCGTCCCCCTGGCGGGTGGTGCTGGATGGCGTGCAGGTCGGCGGTCGCCGCCCAGCTCAAAGCGCACGCCTGCCCCTTAGCGATCCAGCTGTAGCTCAAATGCTGAGGAGGGGCTTCGTCTTGGAGCGACGCACCATCAAGGTGGGGGTGAAACCCATTCAGGTGTTCCGTGCCGGCGGCGACCTGAGCCGTCTCGGCATCACCCTTCAGCCCCTGGTCAAGGCCGAACAGCAACAGGGCCTGCGTTTTCTGCCTCAGCTTTCCCAACCCGCAGGAGCGCTGGTCGCAGTAAATGGAGGCTTTTTCAACCGGATCAATCAAGTCCCCCTGGGGGCCTTGAGGCATCAGGGGGTCTGGCTTTCAGGTCCGATCCTGAACCGCGGCGTGATCGCTTGGGGGGCCTCAGGAGATCTGCAATTCGGCCGGCTGCGGCTGAACCAGACGCTGCAGGTGAACAACGGTCGCCGTTGGAGCCTCACGGCACTCAACAGCGGTTACGTCCAGAAGGGGCTGAGCCTCTACACACCTGCATGGGGGGCCCGCTACCGGGCCCTGAGCGGCGAGGAGGAAGCTCTGTTAATTCGCGGCGGCCGCGTCGAGACAACATTCGACCACCACAGCCTGCAACGTGGCATCGCCATTCCCAAAGACGCTGCGTTGGTGATCGCCCGCGGGCGGGCGCCACTGCCCGCTCGACCTGGTGATCGGATCGAGGTGAAAGCGCGATCCAGTTCTCCCCTGGCCCAACATCCCAATGTTCTGGGCGGCGGTCCGCTTCTGATGCAAAACGGCCAAGTGGTGCTGAATGGACGCCAGGAAGGATTTAGTCCTGGCTTCATGAGCTTGGCGGCACCGAGAACGGTGGTGGCTCAGGGGCCGAGCGGCCAATGGCTGATGACCTTGCGTGGTGCCGCTGGCGGTGATCCCACTCTTGTGGAAACAGCCCTGGTAGCCAAGCAACTGGGCCTGCGAGATGCCTTGAACATGGATGGCGGCAGTTCCACCACCCTCGTGGTGGCCGGACGAACCGTGATGAACGGCCGAGGCAGCACCCCGAGAGTCCATAACGGTCTGGGGCTCATCCCCCTCTGA
- a CDS encoding AIR synthase: MAANLRLTAAAAAELGRQAAVAGTPGQMHLDLTPGECAQHVLRIRAGHLAGVAIARADGVTLHAPTEQLKLLEGLCLDYRGDLSGGGFLIRNSDGVEPCACGSAFSRV, encoded by the coding sequence ATGGCTGCCAATCTGCGGCTGACTGCTGCCGCTGCTGCCGAGCTAGGGCGTCAAGCGGCCGTGGCGGGAACACCGGGGCAGATGCATCTCGATCTCACTCCCGGGGAGTGCGCACAACATGTGCTGCGCATCCGGGCAGGACATTTGGCCGGCGTCGCGATCGCAAGGGCCGATGGCGTGACTCTGCACGCCCCTACAGAACAACTCAAATTGCTTGAAGGCCTTTGCCTGGACTATCGGGGCGACCTCAGTGGTGGTGGTTTTCTGATCCGCAACAGCGACGGTGTTGAGCCCTGTGCATGCGGCAGCGCCTTCAGCCGCGTTTGA
- the rpsL gene encoding 30S ribosomal protein S12 translates to MPTIQQLIRTERSRLKAKTKSPALKSCPERRGVCTRVYTSTPKKPNSALRKVARVRLTSGFEVTAYIGGVGHNLQEHSVVLIRGGRVKDLPGVRYHIIRGTLDTAGVKDRRQSRSKYGAKAPKE, encoded by the coding sequence ATGCCAACCATCCAACAGCTGATCCGCACTGAGCGCTCACGCCTCAAGGCCAAGACCAAGTCACCAGCCCTGAAGTCGTGTCCTGAGCGTCGCGGTGTTTGCACCCGCGTTTACACCTCAACGCCCAAAAAGCCAAACTCGGCTCTGCGCAAGGTGGCACGTGTACGCCTGACCTCCGGCTTTGAAGTCACGGCTTATATCGGCGGTGTCGGTCACAACCTGCAGGAACACTCGGTGGTGTTGATCCGCGGCGGTCGTGTCAAAGACCTACCGGGCGTCCGTTACCACATCATCCGCGGAACCTTGGATACCGCTGGCGTGAAAGACCGGCGTCAGTCCCGCTCCAAGTACGGCGCCAAGGCTCCGAAGGAGTGA
- the rpsG gene encoding 30S ribosomal protein S7, whose product MSRRNAAEKRPILPDPQFNSRLATMMVVRLMQHGKKSTAQRILSDAFGLINERTGGDPLELFETAVKNATPLVEVRARRVGGATYQVPMEVRQERGTAMALRWLVSFSRSRNGRSMAQKLAGELMDAANEAGNAVRKREETHKMAEANKAFAHYRY is encoded by the coding sequence ATGTCACGCCGCAACGCCGCTGAGAAGCGCCCGATTCTTCCCGACCCTCAGTTCAACAGCCGTCTCGCCACGATGATGGTTGTGCGCCTGATGCAGCACGGCAAGAAGTCGACAGCGCAACGGATCCTGTCCGACGCGTTCGGCCTGATCAACGAGCGCACCGGCGGAGATCCGCTCGAACTGTTCGAGACTGCCGTCAAGAACGCCACACCCCTGGTGGAAGTACGCGCCCGCCGCGTTGGTGGTGCCACTTATCAGGTGCCCATGGAAGTGCGCCAGGAGCGCGGCACTGCCATGGCCCTGCGCTGGCTCGTGAGCTTCTCTCGCTCCCGGAATGGCCGGAGCATGGCCCAGAAGCTGGCTGGAGAACTGATGGATGCCGCCAACGAGGCTGGCAATGCCGTTCGCAAGCGCGAAGAAACCCACAAGATGGCAGAAGCCAACAAGGCTTTCGCCCACTACCGCTACTGA